The following proteins come from a genomic window of Gordonia westfalica:
- a CDS encoding PepSY-associated TM helix domain-containing protein, which produces MSDPPDTPEAAGSPPARPSGLQPLLRRLHFYAGVFVAPLLVVAAITGGLYAIAPSLEQVVYRDQLHTSSSGDARPVAEQVGAAVRLRPDLTLSAVRPAASPGDTTRVLFDDPTLGESERQAVFIDPVTLESTGQLVSYGSSAALPLRAWLSGLHRNLHLGEPGRIYSELAASWLWVVALGGLALWISQARRRRSAEHFATFDAQATGRNRTRNRHGVIGVWLVVGLVFLSATGLTWSKYAGDNVAELRTALKWTTPTVVTAVGDHGDHHADHGAEPQPDASSMIGELDRVLDAARAAGVDEAVEVTVPSGAGTAFTVTETRQPWQFSPDSVAVDGATGHIVDESRFGDWPLAAQLTNWGIALHMGILFGWINQLVLLLLSIALLALIIRGYQMWWQRRPRRSGRLTVGRPPVRGALLRLPAPSATAVIVIAVAIGWFLPLLGLSLAVFVLVDAVISRWPRRRAD; this is translated from the coding sequence ATGTCCGATCCACCCGACACTCCCGAGGCAGCCGGCTCACCACCGGCCCGTCCATCGGGCTTACAACCGCTCTTACGGCGACTGCACTTCTACGCCGGTGTGTTCGTCGCACCCCTCCTCGTCGTCGCCGCGATCACCGGTGGCCTGTACGCGATCGCCCCGTCCCTCGAACAGGTCGTCTACCGCGATCAGTTGCACACATCCAGCTCCGGTGACGCCCGACCGGTCGCCGAACAGGTCGGCGCCGCGGTTCGGCTCCGTCCCGACCTGACGCTCTCCGCGGTGCGGCCCGCGGCCTCCCCCGGCGACACCACCCGCGTGCTGTTCGACGACCCGACGCTCGGCGAATCCGAACGGCAGGCCGTCTTCATCGACCCGGTCACCCTGGAGTCGACAGGGCAGCTCGTCTCCTACGGCAGTAGTGCCGCCCTACCGTTGCGCGCTTGGTTGAGCGGCCTGCATCGCAACCTGCATCTCGGTGAGCCCGGCCGGATCTACAGCGAGCTCGCCGCCTCCTGGCTGTGGGTGGTCGCTCTTGGCGGTCTGGCACTGTGGATCTCACAGGCGAGACGTCGCCGTTCCGCGGAACACTTCGCGACGTTCGACGCCCAGGCGACCGGACGGAACCGGACCCGCAACCGCCATGGGGTGATCGGAGTGTGGCTCGTCGTCGGACTGGTGTTCTTGTCCGCCACCGGGCTCACCTGGTCGAAGTACGCCGGCGACAACGTGGCCGAACTCCGGACGGCGCTGAAGTGGACGACGCCCACGGTCGTCACCGCGGTGGGCGATCACGGTGATCACCATGCCGACCATGGTGCCGAACCACAACCAGACGCCTCGTCGATGATCGGCGAACTCGACCGCGTTCTCGATGCGGCGCGGGCCGCGGGTGTCGACGAGGCCGTCGAGGTGACCGTGCCGTCCGGCGCCGGCACCGCGTTCACGGTGACCGAGACGCGTCAGCCGTGGCAGTTCAGCCCGGACAGTGTCGCCGTCGACGGCGCGACCGGGCACATCGTGGACGAATCCCGGTTCGGCGACTGGCCATTGGCGGCGCAGCTGACGAACTGGGGCATCGCCCTGCACATGGGCATCCTGTTCGGCTGGATCAACCAGCTGGTGCTTCTGCTGTTGTCGATCGCCTTGCTGGCCTTGATCATCCGCGGCTACCAGATGTGGTGGCAACGCCGTCCACGGCGGTCGGGACGTCTTACGGTCGGCCGTCCGCCGGTCCGTGGCGCGTTACTTCGGCTGCCGGCGCCATCCGCGACGGCAGTCATCGTCATCGCGGTCGCCATCGGTTGGTTCCTGCCACTCCTCGGGCTCAGCCTGGCCGTGTTCGTACTCGTCGATGCCGTGATCTCGAGGTGGCCACGCCGCAGAGCGGACTGA
- a CDS encoding PLP-dependent aminotransferase family protein, with product MEENRVNPATPDATTPDPWAEVAARLGADLFLDLQPDPEASARGRGATLRRTLTEALRSAILDGRLPAGTALPPYRSLAADLGLARGTVSTVYQELIAEGWLTARQGSATRVADGAAHPDTATKTTDTQIAGEEPAPPTTFRFPHDFSLGQPCASMFPRTDWIRATRRVLTDVGDEAFAPSHPQGRPELRRALSGYLSRTRGVRASADRIVLGTAVQAALELLSRTVFGDVIAVESRGLPFHWQAVERGGTRVIPIPVDAEGMVIDDLERSDASAVLLSPSHQFPTGVALSPARRMQVIEWARRTGAIIVEDDYDGEFRYDRDPVGALQSLGPDVVIHAGSMSKSLSPAVRAGWLALPPTLVDIVVGAKGMREPDASIVDQLILADLIHSGAYDRHIRRSRQFYRQRRDALVDAVSASGFEVPGIAAGLHAVVPVGHADEHTLIHQAFERGIGVVGLSLFRHPDADPLPNGGLVVGFGAPAASTFTTDLQALRDLLAVSPAARRVVP from the coding sequence ATGGAAGAAAACAGGGTCAATCCGGCTACCCCGGACGCCACCACTCCCGATCCCTGGGCCGAGGTGGCCGCACGTCTGGGCGCCGATCTGTTCCTCGACCTGCAGCCCGACCCCGAGGCGAGCGCCCGCGGACGCGGCGCGACGCTGCGCCGAACCCTCACCGAGGCGTTGCGTTCGGCCATCCTCGACGGGCGCCTCCCCGCCGGCACCGCGCTGCCGCCGTATCGCTCCCTGGCCGCCGACCTCGGTCTGGCCCGCGGCACGGTGTCGACCGTGTATCAGGAATTGATCGCGGAGGGCTGGCTGACCGCTCGCCAGGGTTCGGCCACGCGCGTGGCCGACGGCGCGGCACATCCCGACACCGCCACGAAAACCACCGACACCCAGATCGCCGGCGAGGAACCCGCGCCGCCCACCACTTTCCGATTCCCGCACGACTTCTCGCTCGGTCAGCCGTGCGCGAGCATGTTCCCGCGGACCGACTGGATCCGCGCCACCCGTCGGGTACTCACCGATGTCGGCGACGAGGCCTTCGCCCCGTCACACCCGCAGGGCCGACCGGAACTCCGCCGTGCCCTGAGTGGATACCTCAGCCGCACTCGCGGCGTGCGTGCGAGCGCCGATCGAATCGTGCTCGGCACCGCGGTACAGGCCGCGCTGGAGTTGTTGTCGCGCACGGTGTTCGGAGACGTGATCGCGGTCGAGAGCCGCGGCCTGCCCTTCCACTGGCAGGCAGTCGAGCGCGGCGGCACCCGGGTGATCCCGATCCCTGTCGACGCCGAGGGCATGGTGATCGACGACCTCGAGCGCAGCGACGCCTCCGCGGTCCTGCTGTCCCCGAGTCACCAGTTCCCCACCGGGGTCGCCCTGTCCCCGGCGCGACGCATGCAGGTCATCGAGTGGGCCCGTCGCACGGGCGCGATCATCGTCGAGGACGACTACGACGGCGAGTTCCGCTACGACCGCGATCCCGTCGGTGCACTGCAGTCACTCGGTCCCGACGTCGTCATCCACGCGGGGTCGATGAGCAAGAGCCTCTCCCCCGCCGTCCGCGCCGGGTGGCTCGCCCTGCCACCGACGCTGGTGGACATCGTGGTGGGCGCCAAGGGAATGCGTGAGCCGGATGCGAGCATCGTCGATCAGCTGATCCTCGCGGACCTGATCCACTCCGGCGCCTACGACCGGCACATCCGTCGGAGCCGGCAGTTCTATCGACAGCGCCGCGACGCACTCGTCGACGCGGTCAGCGCGAGCGGATTCGAAGTACCCGGGATCGCCGCCGGACTGCACGCGGTCGTCCCAGTCGGCCACGCGGACGAGCACACCCTGATCCACCAGGCATTCGAACGCGGGATCGGCGTCGTCGGACTGTCGTTGTTCCGCCATCCCGACGCCGACCCGCTGCCCAACGGCGGTCTGGTCGTCGGATTCGGAGCTCCCGCGGCATCGACCTTCACGACCGACCTTCAGGCGCTGCGCGACCTACTCGCCGTATCGCCTGCTGCGCGCCGAGTGGTCCCGTAG